In one window of Gossypium hirsutum isolate 1008001.06 chromosome A01, Gossypium_hirsutum_v2.1, whole genome shotgun sequence DNA:
- the LOC107956403 gene encoding uncharacterized protein — protein sequence MCVPKDDDLRQSVLREAHSDLYAMHHGRNKMYQNLRELYWWAGLKHEVMEFVGKCLVCQKVKAKHQLHSRLLQPVKIPLWKGCVMEFRGSWEDYLPLAEFVYNNSYQASIGMAPYEALYGQKCRTPTCWTELGEWRVLGPELVADTEDKVKLIWDRLKEASDSQKSYADLKRREIEYAVGDSVFLQVSS from the exons atGTGTGTACCAAAGGACGATGATCTAAGGCAGTCTGTTCTACGGGAAGCACATAGCGATCTCTACGCAATGCATCATGGCAGAAACAAGATGTATCAGAATTTGCGTGAGCTTTATTGGTGGGCTGGACTTAAGCACGAGGTTATGGAGTTCGTGGgtaaatgcttggtttgtcaaaaggtgaaagcgaaacatcagtTGCATTCGAGATTGCTTCAGCCAGTGaagattccactctggaa AGGATGCGTGATGGAGTTCCGAGGTAGCTGGGAGGACTATTTACCGTTAGCCGAATTTgtgtacaataatagttatcaagcaAGCATTGGGATGGCTCCatacgaggcactgtatgggcaaAAGTGTCGAACTCCAACATGTTGGACGGAGTTAGGCGAATGGAGAGTTTTGGGCCCTGAATtagtagctgatactgaggataaggtaaaATTGATTTGGGATCGTTTGAAGGAGGCCTCGGATAGCCAAAAGTCGTATGCTGACCTTAAGCGTCGAGAGATAGAGTATGCTGTGGGAGACTCAGTTTTTCTTCAGGTCTCTTCATGA